From Watersipora subatra chromosome 2, tzWatSuba1.1, whole genome shotgun sequence, one genomic window encodes:
- the LOC137387197 gene encoding esterase YbfF-like: MNRLNISGRIILLQSRLTHSARLSTVKLAYTDYQPVTKNYDRNSSFLILHGLFGSKNNWQILGRKLADRLNTQVVAIDVRNHGDSPHSSQMTYSLMADDVITLMDSLNLKKCHLLGHSMGGRVAMNLALKMPDRLNSLIIEDVLPDQGPFSSEFFIRCMEAMLKLDMNMGGDGLAHFRQKAMKTLEKDIPDIKIRAFLIQNLTKMDDDKMARWRCNVKAIQDNWPEIMKGTLPYSTQFKHPTCFIGGAKSPYLREGSYTEENKKVILKYFPQAECHVVPAAGHWVHSEQPDAFLERVCTFLRTML, from the exons ATGAATCGACTCAACATATCTGGACGAATCATTTTGTTGCAGTCAAGGCTTACGCATTCTGCACGATT GTCCACTGTGAAGCTTGCCTATACAGACTACCAGCCTGTCACCAAAAATTATGACAGAAATTCTTCTTTTCTCATACTGCATGGCCTGTTTGGTTCAAAGAACAATTGGCAGATACTTGGTAGAAAACTGGCAGACAGGTTAAATACTCAG GTGGTAGCAATAGATGTGAGGAACCATGGAGACAGTCCACACTCTTCCCAAATGACTTATTCTCTAATGGCTGATGATGTAATTACCTTAATGGACTCATTGAATCTCAAGAAGTGCCATCTGCTTGGCCATAGTATGGGGGGAAGGGTCGCTATGAACCTTGCCTTAAAGATG CCTGACCGCCTAAACTCACTTATCATCGAGGATGTACTGCCTGATCAAGGTCCATTTTCTTCCGAGTTTTTCATTAGATGCATGGAAGCTATGCTAAAGCTGGATATGAACATGGGTGGTGATGGACTTGCCCATTTTAGACAGAAGGCTATGAAAACTTTAGAAAAAGATATACCA GATATAAAGATTAGAGCATTCTTAATACAAAACCTCACCAAAATGGATGATGATAAGATGGCTAGATGGAGGTGTAACGTCAAAGCTATACAAGACAACTGGCCAGAAATTATGAAAGGAACTTTGCCCTATTCTACACAGTTCAAACATCCAACATGTTTTATAGGTGGTGCCAAATCGCCATACCTGCG AGAGGGATCTTACACCGAGGAGAACAAAAAGGTCATACTTAAATATTTTCCGCAAGCCGAGTGTCATGTGGTGCCAGCCGCAGGACATTGGGTACATTCAGAGCAACCAGATGCCTTCTTGGAAAGAGTATGTACCTTTCTTAGAACCATGCTATGA
- the LOC137387975 gene encoding serine/threonine-protein kinase fray2-like yields MANISDRFLRSEGISTDLKSEVKREVAKVSEFDSRVQYRSNDRDRSYDSAGRSSPRGSPRSSRGYYGSEEHDTSRYGTRGREYNKDSRKCRDDSRERHVSRYRANSRKGSEDRVCYKCRRSGHEMRSCPSIKCFSCGGRGHVSRYCRDKGDVGYDRRGSSRRPGGSRDTSYERYGIRDSSRERYRGRESPREMRDKLSRYRDNSMDRFEGEKYKERRETSRYDEGYRDNSKGRSVRSSGYRDKYGEDQ; encoded by the coding sequence atggccaacatctctgatagatttttgagaagTGAGGGTATAAGTACCGAtttaaagagtgaggttaagagagaagtagcaaaggtatcagagtttgatagccgagtgCAGTACAgaagtaatgatagagatagaagttatgattcagcaggtagatcttcccctaggggtagccctaggagtagtagagggtattatggtagtgaggagcatgatactagtagatatgggacaagaggccgagagtataacaaggacagtaGAAAGTGTAGAGACgatagcagggagaggcatgtctctagatatagagcaaaTAGTAGAAAAGGCAGTGAAGATAGAGTATGCTATAAGTGCAGACGTAGTGGccatgagatgaggagttgtccctccattaaatgtttttcttgtggagggcgaggacatgtatcccgttattgtagggataagGGAGATGTAGGTTATGACAGACGAGGTAGCAGCAGGAGGCCAGGAGGTAGTCGGGATACTAGCTATGAGCGATATGGTATCAGGGATAgtagtagggagaggtacaggggccgagaaagcccccgTGAGATGAGAGACAAATTGAGTAGGTACAGAgacaacagtatggataggtttgaaggggagaagtataaggagaggcgTGAGACGAGCCGGTATGATGAGGGGTACCGGGAtaatagtaagggcagaagtgttagatCCTCTGGTTATAGAgataaatatggtgaagatcaatga